In Nitrospirae bacterium CG2_30_53_67, a genomic segment contains:
- a CDS encoding efflux transporter periplasmic adaptor subunit — protein sequence MKKIALISGIIIFMAVAGSVLFRDKENEPEYRTDKIVKGDIEMTVTATGTVNPVTTVLVGTQVSGTIKELYADFNSPVKKGQLIARIDPALFEAQVNQAKANLLSAKANLEKAEAALLDAKRTLNRNKELFLKNYIARSDLDTSETNYETSVAGSSAAKAEIAKAEAALNLAGTNLRYTRIVSPVDGIVVSRSVDVGQTVAASFQTPTLFTIAQDLTKMQIDTNVDEADIGKVMVGQDVEFTVDAYPDLTFKGKVFQVRNAPITVQNVVTYDVVIIVDNPEFKLKPGMTAEVSVIISVKKDVLTIPNAALRFQPPEKAKTAERPKGPGVWILEQGKPKRIPVSTGISDGKDTELVSGDIKEGQDIIVESLAPAKQPSMPSGPRMF from the coding sequence ATGAAAAAAATAGCGCTGATCAGCGGAATCATTATTTTCATGGCTGTTGCCGGATCTGTTTTATTCAGGGACAAAGAAAATGAGCCGGAATACAGAACAGACAAGATCGTCAAAGGGGATATCGAAATGACCGTTACGGCCACGGGCACCGTCAACCCTGTGACCACGGTTCTGGTAGGCACCCAGGTATCGGGGACGATCAAGGAATTATACGCGGATTTCAATTCTCCTGTAAAGAAAGGGCAGTTGATCGCCCGGATAGATCCGGCTCTGTTTGAGGCACAGGTGAACCAGGCAAAGGCCAATCTTCTTTCGGCGAAAGCCAATCTGGAGAAAGCCGAAGCGGCGCTTCTTGATGCCAAGAGGACCCTGAACCGGAATAAGGAACTGTTTTTGAAAAACTACATTGCCAGGAGTGATCTCGATACATCAGAGACGAATTATGAGACATCCGTTGCCGGGAGCAGCGCGGCAAAGGCGGAGATCGCCAAGGCCGAGGCGGCATTAAACCTTGCCGGGACCAACCTTCGTTATACAAGGATTGTGTCTCCGGTAGACGGGATTGTCGTGTCGAGAAGTGTGGACGTCGGCCAGACGGTTGCGGCGAGCTTTCAGACCCCGACCCTCTTTACCATTGCGCAGGATCTGACAAAAATGCAGATTGATACGAATGTGGATGAGGCGGATATCGGGAAGGTCATGGTCGGGCAGGATGTTGAATTTACCGTGGATGCTTATCCGGACTTGACTTTCAAGGGCAAGGTTTTTCAGGTCAGGAATGCCCCGATCACCGTCCAGAATGTGGTTACGTATGATGTCGTGATCATCGTGGATAATCCTGAGTTTAAGCTCAAACCGGGAATGACCGCCGAAGTATCCGTTATTATATCCGTTAAAAAAGATGTGCTGACGATACCGAATGCCGCGCTGAGGTTCCAGCCGCCGGAAAAGGCAAAGACGGCGGAAAGGCCGAAAGGGCCCGGAGTCTGGATACTCGAACAGGGGAAACCGAAACGCATACCGGTTTCAACCGGCATCAGTGACGGGAAGGATACCGAGCTTGTCTCCGGTGACATCAAAGAAGGGCAGGATATCATCGTAGAATCTCTTGCGCCGGCAAAACAACCGTCCATGCCTTCCGGGCCGAGGATGTTCTGA
- a CDS encoding macrolide ABC transporter ATP-binding protein yields MAIIEAQEITKIYRLGDVDVNALGGVSLTIGKGEFVAVMGPSGSGKSTFMNILGCLDQPTDGKYFLEHMNVGDLDRDELAGIRNKKIGFVFQGFNLLPRTSALENVELPMLYDGMPARERREHAADALKSVGLEGRENHHPNQLSGGQQQRVAIARALVNHAPIILADEPTGNLDTRTSAEIMEIFVKLNAESNITVILVTHEADIAAYSRRIIRFLDGHVISDMRQEQS; encoded by the coding sequence ATGGCCATCATTGAAGCGCAGGAAATTACTAAAATCTACAGGCTGGGTGATGTTGATGTGAATGCGCTCGGAGGAGTGTCTTTAACCATAGGTAAAGGTGAATTTGTTGCCGTCATGGGTCCATCAGGTTCCGGTAAATCAACTTTTATGAATATCCTGGGCTGCCTTGATCAGCCGACGGACGGCAAATATTTCCTGGAGCATATGAATGTGGGTGATCTTGACAGGGATGAACTTGCAGGAATAAGGAATAAAAAAATCGGTTTTGTCTTCCAGGGATTTAATCTGCTTCCAAGGACATCCGCCCTTGAAAATGTCGAGCTTCCGATGCTTTATGACGGGATGCCTGCAAGAGAAAGAAGAGAGCATGCAGCCGATGCGCTCAAAAGCGTCGGTCTTGAGGGGAGGGAAAACCATCATCCCAATCAGCTTTCAGGCGGCCAGCAGCAGAGAGTGGCCATCGCCAGGGCCCTCGTCAATCATGCGCCCATCATCCTTGCGGATGAGCCGACCGGGAACCTTGACACCAGGACGAGCGCTGAAATCATGGAGATATTTGTCAAACTGAATGCGGAATCCAACATCACGGTTATCCTTGTAACCCATGAGGCGGACATCGCAGCATACAGCAGGCGGATCATTCGGTTCCTGGACGGTCATGTGATCAGCGACATGAGGCAGGAACAATCATGA